One window of Sphingomonas sp. SORGH_AS_0879 genomic DNA carries:
- a CDS encoding TonB-dependent receptor translates to MADRHSRHRIAARAAGHAWLWRAGTLAVALVPAAVRAAPPQDRTGLSDIVVTAQRRVENSQQVPISIQTLDTKALDTLGARRLSDVEVATPSLSFGDGSEQGRTGIRGVIDYSRNAGYDSRVGVYVDGVYYSRSWMNNLTLSGIRQIDVLRGPQGTLFGKDTDAGALSITTIQPSKTLGGEVSADIGNFGYRQIAARSNLPLNDSVSLQLGGTHVQSDGYYRNVLLGKRNQGVNSDAVRAQLRVHPDDGLDVTLAADFTDDDNSTLHYTYVPPAGSDPFAIRSYVDDGARRRMGGVSLTAQKDIGGGFQATSITAWRSGHQFLHFNNETGPTPILTADLRQYTDQFTQELRIASPRERRYDFVAGVFYFRGDNRDRQALTFGSGLRALGLGAAVGKAATLATSVSTDSIAGFFQANVRPSSLVELFAGARLTYERKRLNDITTADPTGLFSIPISGYRDALANTFFTPKGGINLHLRRNVLLFGTIGRGFKSGGWNVEATSAAAFAAGIRFRPETVTSYEIGLKSDFLDRRARVNVTGFYERFDDFQVFTFVNATVGGRTVLASSLSNVGKVSSKGIETEIAIIPVAGLTLAAQYSYNDSVFDRYPGGGGTVGTKVLDADGVQTPYAPRHKAYVSADYEGALGAGLPRWQAHIGYSVQSSENFDPKVANPVFGKAYSIPGYDLADARIGLTSADGRWRASLWGRNIFDRHYIRFANRTAILGNAAILYGTPRTYGATLGYTF, encoded by the coding sequence ATGGCTGATCGCCACTCTAGGCACAGGATCGCCGCGCGGGCGGCGGGGCATGCGTGGCTATGGCGCGCGGGCACGCTTGCCGTCGCGCTCGTTCCCGCTGCGGTTCGCGCCGCGCCGCCACAGGATCGGACGGGCCTGTCCGACATCGTCGTGACCGCACAACGCCGCGTCGAGAATTCGCAGCAGGTGCCGATCTCGATCCAGACCCTCGATACCAAGGCGCTCGACACCCTTGGCGCGCGCCGCCTGAGCGACGTGGAGGTCGCCACGCCGTCCCTGTCGTTCGGCGACGGCAGCGAACAGGGCCGCACCGGTATTCGCGGCGTCATCGATTACTCGCGCAACGCCGGCTATGATTCCCGCGTCGGCGTCTATGTCGACGGCGTCTATTACAGCCGGTCCTGGATGAACAACCTGACGCTGTCCGGTATCCGGCAGATCGATGTGTTGCGCGGTCCGCAGGGCACGTTGTTCGGCAAGGACACGGATGCCGGCGCCCTCTCCATCACCACGATCCAGCCGTCGAAGACGCTGGGGGGCGAGGTCAGCGCGGATATCGGCAATTTCGGCTATCGCCAGATCGCGGCGCGCAGCAACCTGCCGCTGAACGACAGCGTCAGCCTGCAACTCGGCGGCACCCATGTCCAAAGCGACGGCTATTACCGCAACGTCCTGCTGGGCAAACGCAACCAGGGCGTCAATTCGGACGCTGTCCGCGCGCAACTCCGGGTGCATCCGGACGACGGGCTCGATGTCACGCTTGCGGCGGATTTCACCGACGACGACAATTCGACGCTGCACTACACCTATGTGCCGCCAGCGGGCAGCGATCCGTTCGCGATCCGCTCCTATGTCGACGATGGCGCGCGACGGCGCATGGGCGGCGTGTCGCTGACCGCGCAGAAGGACATTGGCGGAGGGTTCCAGGCCACGTCGATCACCGCCTGGCGATCGGGTCACCAGTTCCTGCACTTCAACAACGAAACCGGCCCCACGCCGATCCTGACCGCCGACCTGCGTCAATATACCGACCAGTTCACCCAGGAGCTGCGGATCGCGTCGCCGCGCGAGCGCCGCTATGATTTCGTCGCGGGCGTCTTCTACTTCCGGGGCGACAACCGGGACCGGCAGGCGCTGACCTTCGGCTCGGGCCTGCGCGCCCTCGGCCTCGGGGCCGCCGTGGGCAAGGCCGCGACGCTTGCGACGTCGGTCAGCACCGACTCGATAGCCGGTTTCTTCCAGGCGAACGTGCGGCCGTCATCCCTTGTCGAGTTGTTCGCGGGGGCGCGGCTGACCTATGAGCGCAAGCGTCTGAACGACATCACGACCGCCGACCCGACCGGGTTGTTCTCGATACCCATCAGCGGCTACCGAGACGCGCTCGCCAACACCTTCTTCACGCCCAAGGGCGGCATCAACCTGCATCTGCGGCGCAACGTGCTGCTGTTCGGGACGATCGGCCGTGGGTTCAAGAGCGGCGGATGGAATGTCGAGGCGACCAGCGCCGCTGCCTTTGCCGCCGGTATCCGCTTCAGGCCGGAAACGGTGACCAGCTACGAAATCGGGCTCAAGAGCGATTTCCTCGATCGCCGCGCCCGCGTCAACGTGACCGGCTTCTACGAGAGGTTCGACGATTTCCAGGTCTTCACCTTCGTCAACGCCACCGTCGGCGGTCGCACGGTTCTGGCCAGCAGCCTGTCGAACGTCGGCAAGGTCTCGTCCAAGGGGATCGAGACCGAAATCGCGATCATCCCGGTCGCCGGCCTGACGCTGGCCGCCCAATATAGCTATAATGACAGCGTGTTCGACCGGTATCCGGGGGGTGGCGGCACGGTCGGCACCAAAGTTCTCGATGCCGATGGCGTGCAGACCCCCTATGCGCCGCGTCACAAGGCCTATGTCTCGGCCGATTACGAGGGGGCGCTGGGTGCGGGCCTGCCGCGCTGGCAGGCGCATATCGGCTATAGCGTCCAGTCCTCGGAGAATTTCGATCCGAAGGTCGCCAATCCGGTGTTCGGGAAGGCCTATTCCATTCCGGGCTACGACCTTGCCGACGCCCGGATCGGGCTGACATCCGCCGATGGCCGGTGGCGCGCGTCGCTATGGGGCCGCAACATCTTCGACAGGCACTATATCCGCTTCGCCAATCGCACCGCGATCCTCGGCAATGCCGCGATCCTGTACGGCACGCCGCGCACCTATGGCGCGACGCTCGGCTACACATTCTGA
- a CDS encoding family 43 glycosylhydrolase — translation MIPVLLAALLAPSTPETVRTTGNPILSDGRYYSTDPAPLVDGDTLWILAGRDEAPDGVNDFIMNEWQLLSTKDPASGVWRHFPAIARPEAVFAWAEPGRAYAGQIVKGRDGRFYLYAPVLQREGDARDRFAIGVAVADRPTGPWRDAHPSGPIISQQTPVANDIQNIDPSVLIDDDGRVYIYWGTFGRLRAMELAPDMVTPKGPEQIVTGATGFFEAPWIMKRRGTYYLLYAANNAGPDSPCTPTLYHACQAYASAPSPMGPWTYRGVVLRPVSSTTSHAGAVEYKGRWYLTYHTADAKGGGHFRRSVAIDPMDWDDSVSPPAIRAVTPSRAPAPPPPPTRNIAPSAWASASNQPVPVQYWIAALNDGKVRSAPLPPDMWGNWTRANPASAWIAYRWPRPVTLNASRIRFFADHPAGAGEGVAPPAAWHLEYWDGGWKPIAGTYPTGTDGFQEVRFRPVTTRCLRAVLEASGSKDRHAGLAVEEWEALSPGIAKPMPRPDAMPPSC, via the coding sequence ATGATCCCCGTCCTCCTCGCAGCACTTCTCGCTCCCTCGACGCCCGAGACGGTCCGCACGACCGGCAATCCGATCCTGTCCGACGGACGCTATTACTCCACCGACCCTGCGCCGCTGGTCGATGGCGATACGCTGTGGATCCTGGCGGGGCGGGACGAAGCGCCCGATGGGGTCAACGACTTCATCATGAACGAGTGGCAGTTGCTGTCGACCAAGGACCCCGCGAGCGGCGTGTGGCGGCATTTCCCCGCCATCGCCCGGCCGGAGGCGGTCTTCGCCTGGGCCGAGCCGGGCCGCGCCTATGCCGGGCAGATCGTGAAGGGGCGGGACGGGCGCTTCTATCTCTACGCCCCGGTGCTCCAGCGGGAGGGGGACGCCAGGGACCGTTTCGCGATCGGCGTGGCCGTCGCCGACCGCCCGACCGGGCCGTGGCGCGATGCGCATCCGTCAGGGCCGATCATCTCGCAGCAAACGCCCGTCGCCAACGACATCCAGAATATCGACCCCAGCGTGCTGATCGACGATGACGGGCGGGTCTATATCTATTGGGGCACGTTCGGGCGGCTGCGCGCGATGGAGCTGGCCCCCGACATGGTCACACCCAAGGGGCCCGAGCAGATCGTCACCGGCGCGACCGGCTTTTTCGAGGCGCCCTGGATCATGAAGCGGCGCGGCACCTATTATCTGCTCTACGCCGCCAATAATGCCGGGCCGGACAGCCCGTGCACCCCGACGCTTTATCATGCGTGCCAGGCCTATGCCTCCGCGCCGTCGCCGATGGGGCCATGGACCTATCGCGGGGTGGTGCTGCGCCCGGTATCGTCCACCACCTCCCATGCGGGGGCGGTGGAGTATAAGGGGCGCTGGTATCTGACCTATCATACGGCGGATGCGAAGGGCGGCGGCCATTTCCGCCGTTCGGTCGCGATCGATCCGATGGACTGGGACGACAGCGTCTCGCCCCCCGCCATCCGCGCCGTGACGCCGAGCAGGGCACCCGCTCCGCCACCTCCGCCGACGCGCAATATCGCGCCGAGCGCCTGGGCCAGCGCGTCGAACCAGCCGGTGCCGGTGCAATATTGGATCGCCGCGCTCAACGACGGCAAGGTCCGCAGTGCGCCGCTGCCCCCCGACATGTGGGGCAACTGGACGCGGGCGAACCCGGCGAGCGCCTGGATCGCCTATCGCTGGCCCCGCCCGGTGACGCTGAACGCCAGCCGCATCCGCTTCTTCGCCGACCATCCCGCCGGGGCCGGGGAGGGCGTCGCCCCGCCCGCCGCCTGGCATCTGGAATATTGGGACGGCGGATGGAAGCCGATCGCGGGCACCTATCCCACCGGCACGGACGGGTTTCAGGAGGTCCGCTTCCGACCCGTCACCACCCGCTGCCTGCGCGCGGTGCTGGAGGCGTCGGGGAGCAAGGACCGCCATGCCGGGCTGGCCGTGGAGGAATGGGAGGCGCTGTCGCCAGGTATCGCCAAGCCGATGCCGCGTCCCGACGCCATGCCGCCATCCTGCTGA
- a CDS encoding glycosyltransferase family 39 protein produces the protein MNDASGQGRGIGAVATLGLLTLVALIVRAQGFGNPVIGFDEQFYLLVGDRMLHGALPYVDIFDRKPIGLFLLYAGARALGGDGFLAYKLVATGFVVATAYGVQRIARAFAPPMAAIGAAILYILWLNLMEGEGGQSPVFYNALILVAATMMLRAVERRGSLFGSGAGAMAAIGLALQIKYSVLPEGFAFGCILLWCGWRERVAPVRLAGMALAWVALALLPTLAAWGAYAAMGEGQAWLFANFLSLGGQAARPLATELEGLAACVGILLPLALVIALGRPWRHVAAERRGGFRFLIVWLAVTAVAVLLYGRFGSPHYAMPIVLPATIVAAPVLGRWRRGWLVALIAVIALAGQVVLALSERAKGGRAEALAVARAAMPERGPDRGCLYVYDGYPALYMLTHSCLPSKWVFPGHLNTLDEASASAIGTDPVAEVRRILAARPGAIVDDYPRFAFGNPATRKVLGEALARDYHLAACVPTGPSRVRLVYRRGPGPMPAHCPSEAMLAIR, from the coding sequence ATGAACGACGCAAGCGGACAGGGGCGCGGGATCGGGGCGGTCGCCACCTTGGGGCTGTTGACCCTGGTGGCGCTGATCGTGCGGGCGCAGGGTTTCGGCAATCCGGTGATCGGGTTCGACGAGCAATTCTATCTGCTGGTCGGCGACCGGATGCTGCACGGCGCGCTGCCCTATGTCGATATCTTCGACCGCAAGCCGATCGGGCTGTTCCTGCTCTATGCGGGCGCGCGGGCGCTGGGGGGGGACGGATTCCTCGCCTATAAGCTGGTCGCGACCGGATTCGTCGTCGCCACCGCTTACGGGGTGCAGCGGATCGCGCGGGCCTTCGCCCCGCCTATGGCCGCGATCGGGGCGGCGATCCTCTATATCCTCTGGCTGAACCTGATGGAGGGGGAAGGGGGGCAGTCGCCCGTCTTCTACAATGCGCTGATCCTGGTCGCCGCGACGATGATGCTGCGCGCGGTGGAGCGGCGCGGGTCGCTCTTCGGATCGGGCGCGGGCGCGATGGCGGCGATCGGGCTGGCGCTCCAGATCAAATATTCGGTGCTGCCCGAAGGGTTCGCCTTTGGCTGTATCCTGCTCTGGTGCGGGTGGCGCGAGCGGGTGGCACCGGTCCGGCTGGCGGGGATGGCGCTGGCCTGGGTCGCGCTGGCGCTGTTGCCGACTTTGGCCGCCTGGGGGGCCTATGCCGCGATGGGGGAGGGGCAGGCGTGGCTCTTCGCCAATTTTCTCTCGCTCGGCGGACAGGCGGCGCGACCGCTGGCGACCGAGCTGGAGGGGCTGGCCGCCTGTGTCGGCATCCTGCTGCCGCTCGCCCTCGTCATCGCGCTGGGGCGGCCATGGCGGCATGTCGCGGCGGAGCGGCGGGGGGGGTTTCGCTTCCTGATCGTCTGGCTGGCGGTGACGGCGGTCGCGGTGCTGCTCTATGGCCGGTTCGGCAGCCCGCATTATGCCATGCCGATCGTCCTGCCCGCGACCATCGTCGCCGCGCCGGTGCTGGGCCGCTGGCGGCGCGGGTGGCTGGTGGCGCTGATCGCGGTGATCGCGCTGGCGGGACAGGTCGTGCTCGCCTTGAGCGAACGCGCCAAGGGCGGTCGCGCCGAGGCCTTGGCCGTCGCCCGCGCCGCCATGCCCGAACGGGGGCCTGATCGGGGCTGCCTCTATGTCTATGACGGCTATCCCGCGCTCTACATGCTGACCCATAGCTGCCTGCCGTCGAAATGGGTGTTTCCCGGCCATCTCAACACGCTGGACGAAGCGAGCGCGAGCGCGATCGGCACCGATCCGGTCGCCGAGGTCCGCCGCATCCTGGCCGCGCGACCGGGGGCGATCGTCGACGACTATCCGCGCTTCGCGTTCGGCAACCCCGCGACGCGCAAGGTGCTGGGCGAGGCGCTGGCCAGGGACTATCACCTCGCCGCCTGCGTCCCGACCGGGCCGAGCCGGGTGCGGCTGGTCTATCGACGCGGGCCGGGGCCCATGCCCGCCCATTGCCCGAGCGAGGCGATGCTGGCGATACGCTGA
- a CDS encoding MFS transporter: protein MSARPVYRGWHMVGAVLVALMLCGTTTIVTTFGIVTAHLTRAFGWSQGAMASALSLFLLATTLAVPVVGIAVDRFGSRRTAMAGTLAFAALLALAGGGITSLRGLMVFYALFGAVGAFTNPIVYIKALSAWFDRRRGFALGLAVAGQGVGGAILPMAVESISEAFGWRHAFHALAAGLILLVLPLVALFVRDDPAEAGVPFADAADPVRIDQPAVSSGLTVAQALRTRAFWIIIAVFLLFGMTSYALTANFVALMLQRGAGTLPQIAMLSSIAGVAMIVGRLVFGWLLDRFPVPIVGAGGVLCAAAALGILLRIDSIGVSAVTMSVLMGVAMGAETDLLSILVGRYFGQRAISRIYAWHNVSFLLGAAMGPPLFAMLLGRFASADIPILTLIALVILSAALLLLLRSPRLVDRPRYPSS, encoded by the coding sequence ATGAGCGCCCGCCCCGTCTATCGCGGATGGCACATGGTCGGGGCGGTGCTCGTCGCCCTGATGCTGTGCGGGACCACCACGATCGTCACCACCTTCGGCATCGTCACCGCGCATCTGACCCGTGCCTTCGGCTGGAGCCAGGGCGCGATGGCGTCCGCGCTGTCGCTCTTTCTGCTCGCCACCACGCTGGCGGTGCCGGTGGTCGGCATCGCCGTCGACCGCTTCGGTTCGCGGCGCACGGCCATGGCCGGCACCCTCGCCTTCGCGGCGCTGCTCGCACTGGCGGGGGGAGGGATCACGTCGCTGCGCGGCCTGATGGTCTTCTACGCCCTGTTCGGGGCGGTCGGCGCTTTCACCAATCCGATCGTCTATATCAAGGCGCTGTCCGCCTGGTTCGACCGTCGCCGCGGCTTCGCGCTCGGCCTTGCGGTGGCGGGCCAGGGCGTGGGCGGCGCGATCCTGCCGATGGCCGTCGAGTCCATCAGCGAAGCCTTCGGTTGGCGCCATGCCTTCCATGCTCTGGCGGCGGGCCTGATATTGCTCGTGCTGCCGCTCGTCGCCCTGTTCGTGCGTGACGATCCGGCAGAGGCGGGCGTCCCCTTCGCCGATGCGGCCGATCCCGTCCGCATCGACCAGCCGGCGGTATCATCGGGTCTGACCGTGGCCCAGGCGCTGCGGACCCGTGCCTTCTGGATCATCATCGCGGTCTTCCTGTTGTTCGGAATGACCAGCTACGCGCTGACCGCGAATTTCGTCGCGCTGATGCTCCAGCGTGGGGCCGGCACGCTGCCGCAGATCGCGATGCTGTCGTCGATCGCCGGTGTCGCGATGATCGTCGGCAGGCTGGTGTTCGGCTGGCTGCTCGACCGTTTCCCCGTCCCGATCGTCGGCGCGGGCGGCGTGCTGTGCGCCGCGGCTGCGCTGGGCATCCTGCTCCGCATCGACAGCATCGGCGTCTCCGCCGTCACGATGAGCGTGCTGATGGGCGTTGCGATGGGCGCCGAGACCGACCTGCTCTCGATCCTCGTAGGACGATATTTCGGGCAGCGCGCGATCTCCCGCATCTACGCATGGCATAATGTCAGCTTCCTGCTCGGCGCCGCCATGGGACCGCCCCTTTTCGCCATGCTGCTCGGCCGGTTCGCCAGCGCGGATATTCCCATCCTGACCCTGATCGCGCTGGTCATCCTGTCCGCCGCACTCCTCCTGTTGCTGCGGAGCCCAAGGCTCGTGGATCGGCCGCGATACCCAAGCTCATGA
- a CDS encoding Fic family protein has protein sequence MRRDDLCHAVRERLQRLPEPHAAHYGVVPLPPPGEGIPLGTAMASHQRAIEALARVRALAADMADPYVVSRLLVRREAVSSSSIEGTNSTLDELLSLEEEAGEEQRDAARQVRDYALTLDRLIPRAAGEGAALFTPELVAELHREVMRSDPRYADAPGMLRTHVVWIGGGGHDIAYSTYNPTPPDRIETCLAESMAYMRGQGMQVMTQSIVARLAIAHAHFEAVHPFRDGNGRVGRLLMPLMMAADGQVPLYLSPYIEANRQAYHDSLKAAQQRLDWSAAIAFIADAITGTVDELMVTRAALTRLVAAWHGRRAFRRNSAARRALPLLADYPVITARRLGERLRVSAPSAHGAIEQLVQAGILHERTGYSRNRVFAANEVLGILNRPFGAEPIEEVR, from the coding sequence ATGCGCCGGGACGATCTTTGCCACGCGGTTCGCGAGCGGCTCCAGCGGCTGCCCGAGCCCCATGCCGCACATTATGGCGTGGTCCCGCTGCCGCCCCCGGGGGAGGGCATCCCGCTGGGCACCGCCATGGCCAGCCACCAGCGCGCGATCGAGGCGCTGGCACGGGTGCGCGCGCTCGCGGCCGACATGGCCGATCCCTATGTCGTCAGCCGCCTGCTCGTCCGGCGCGAGGCGGTGAGCAGTTCCTCGATCGAGGGGACGAACAGCACGCTCGACGAACTCCTCTCGCTGGAAGAGGAGGCGGGCGAGGAGCAGCGCGACGCCGCACGCCAGGTGCGCGACTATGCGCTGACGCTCGACCGGCTGATCCCGCGCGCGGCGGGGGAGGGGGCCGCCCTCTTCACCCCCGAACTGGTGGCCGAGCTTCATCGCGAGGTGATGCGAAGCGATCCCCGCTATGCCGATGCGCCGGGCATGCTGCGCACCCATGTCGTGTGGATCGGGGGCGGGGGGCATGACATCGCCTATTCGACCTATAATCCCACCCCGCCCGACCGGATCGAAACCTGTCTGGCTGAGAGCATGGCCTATATGCGCGGCCAGGGCATGCAGGTGATGACCCAGAGCATCGTCGCGCGGCTGGCCATCGCCCATGCCCATTTCGAGGCGGTCCACCCGTTCCGCGACGGCAATGGCCGCGTCGGGCGGCTGCTGATGCCGCTGATGATGGCGGCGGACGGCCAGGTCCCGCTCTATCTCTCCCCCTATATCGAGGCGAACCGACAGGCCTATCATGACAGCCTGAAAGCGGCGCAGCAGCGGCTGGACTGGAGCGCGGCGATCGCCTTCATCGCCGATGCCATTACGGGCACGGTCGACGAACTGATGGTCACGCGCGCCGCCCTGACGCGGCTGGTCGCCGCCTGGCACGGGCGACGTGCCTTTCGCCGCAACTCCGCCGCGCGGCGCGCGCTGCCGCTGCTGGCCGATTATCCGGTCATCACCGCCCGGCGGCTGGGCGAGCGGCTCCGGGTCTCCGCCCCCAGCGCGCATGGTGCGATCGAGCAACTGGTCCAGGCCGGAATCCTGCACGAACGCACCGGCTATAGCCGCAACCGCGTCTTCGCCGCGAACGAGGTGCTGGGCATCCTCAACCGCCCCTTCGGCGCCGAGCCGATCGAGGAAGTGCGATAG
- a CDS encoding LLM class flavin-dependent oxidoreductase: MKLGAFIMGVGHHIAAWLHPSVEPRDLVSLDHYVRIAQAAEAARFDALFFADNVAAPPLSPLSAQAAPVYYLEPLMLLGALVPATRRIGLVATVSATYLPPYHLARKFATLDHISGGRAGWNCVTSGSDAEARNFGLDAQIGHAERYERAAEYIHVVKALWDSWGDDALLFDQPGRRFLDPARVRAIEHDGRHFRVQGPLQAGRPVQGHPVIAQAGSSADGIALAAATAELVFTAQQSLGEAVAFADTVRDRAVAAGRRRDDVVVMPGLMPFVAETQEEAQRLHDELQALVDPRIAIGLASAMMGADLGQYPLDGPVPDLPPTQGWQSRQKLFFDLAHAEGLTIRQLAVRVAVARGHKVVIGTATQIVDEMEAWFRAGAADGFNIMPPILPHGLDDFARLVVPELQRRGLFRTDYEGDTLRANLGLARPAGRTA, from the coding sequence ATCAAGCTCGGCGCCTTCATCATGGGCGTCGGCCATCATATCGCCGCCTGGCTCCACCCATCGGTCGAGCCGCGCGATCTGGTGTCGCTCGATCATTATGTCCGCATCGCGCAGGCCGCGGAGGCGGCGCGGTTCGATGCCCTGTTCTTCGCGGACAATGTCGCCGCGCCGCCATTGTCGCCTTTGTCGGCGCAGGCCGCCCCGGTCTATTACCTCGAACCCCTGATGCTGCTCGGCGCGCTGGTCCCGGCGACGCGGCGGATCGGGCTGGTCGCGACGGTGTCGGCGACCTACCTGCCCCCCTATCATCTCGCGCGGAAGTTCGCGACGCTCGACCATATCAGCGGCGGGCGCGCCGGATGGAATTGCGTCACGTCCGGCTCCGATGCCGAGGCGCGCAATTTCGGCCTCGACGCCCAGATCGGCCATGCCGAGCGCTATGAGCGGGCCGCCGAATATATCCATGTGGTCAAGGCGCTGTGGGACAGTTGGGGCGACGACGCGCTGCTGTTCGATCAGCCGGGCCGCCGCTTCCTCGACCCGGCCAGGGTCCGGGCGATCGAGCATGACGGACGCCACTTCCGCGTCCAGGGTCCGTTGCAGGCCGGTCGCCCGGTCCAGGGCCATCCGGTCATCGCGCAGGCCGGATCCTCGGCGGACGGCATCGCACTGGCGGCGGCCACGGCGGAACTGGTCTTCACCGCGCAACAGTCGCTGGGCGAGGCGGTCGCCTTCGCCGACACGGTGCGCGACCGCGCGGTCGCGGCCGGGCGTCGCCGCGACGACGTGGTGGTCATGCCCGGCTTGATGCCCTTCGTCGCCGAAACGCAGGAAGAGGCCCAGCGCCTTCACGACGAACTCCAGGCGCTGGTCGATCCGCGGATCGCGATCGGGCTCGCCTCCGCGATGATGGGCGCGGACCTCGGCCAATATCCGCTCGACGGCCCCGTTCCCGACCTGCCGCCCACGCAAGGCTGGCAGAGCCGCCAGAAGCTGTTCTTCGACCTCGCCCATGCCGAGGGTCTGACGATCCGCCAACTGGCCGTCCGCGTTGCCGTCGCCCGCGGTCACAAGGTCGTCATCGGCACGGCCACGCAGATCGTCGACGAGATGGAGGCGTGGTTCCGCGCAGGCGCGGCGGACGGCTTCAACATCATGCCACCGATCCTGCCGCACGGCCTGGATGACTTCGCGCGGCTCGTCGTCCCCGAATTGCAGCGGCGCGGCCTGTTCCGCACCGATTACGAGGGGGATACGCTGCGGGCGAACCTGGGCCTGGCCCGCCCGGCCGGACGCACGGCATGA
- a CDS encoding TetR/AcrR family transcriptional regulator → MTLFDIEGEETPSKRRLADAGERLMGTHGIDTPSLQEIAAAAGQANKFAVQYHFGGRDGLIDAIFAIRMRHIVMRRQECIRQAEERGLTDDLGSLLEAVFLPMSEQIDANGHHSYARLLLQYTTRIGFDPHRRDDPFNARRGLAVSLMERMAALLDLTTSQFELAFSQQHFAMIVGLAARDNFAFRGHAILSLEELIDQTIAMTVPALEAAARFILRRG, encoded by the coding sequence GTGACGCTGTTCGATATCGAGGGCGAGGAAACGCCGTCCAAGCGCCGGCTTGCCGACGCCGGCGAGCGGTTGATGGGGACGCACGGCATCGATACGCCGTCGCTACAGGAGATCGCGGCCGCAGCGGGTCAGGCGAACAAATTCGCGGTGCAATATCATTTCGGCGGGCGTGACGGGCTGATCGACGCCATCTTCGCGATCCGGATGCGACACATCGTCATGCGGCGCCAGGAATGTATCCGCCAGGCCGAAGAGCGCGGCTTGACGGATGATCTCGGCAGTCTGCTGGAGGCGGTGTTCCTGCCGATGTCGGAGCAGATCGACGCGAACGGCCACCACAGCTACGCACGGCTGCTGCTGCAATATACGACGCGGATCGGGTTCGATCCGCATCGCCGCGACGACCCGTTCAACGCGCGGCGCGGACTCGCGGTGTCCCTGATGGAGCGGATGGCCGCTCTGCTCGACCTGACCACATCGCAATTCGAGCTGGCTTTTTCCCAGCAGCATTTCGCGATGATCGTCGGGCTGGCGGCACGTGACAATTTCGCCTTTCGCGGACATGCCATATTGTCGCTCGAAGAGCTGATCGATCAGACCATCGCCATGACCGTACCCGCGCTGGAGGCGGCCGCCCGCTTCATATTGCGACGCGGCTGA
- a CDS encoding PepSY domain-containing protein, translated as MPGHRRSTASRARILVRDVHLWLGMGLGLLFAVLGLTGSALVFYTGIDAALHPVVEGGRSDGAPDLTSPVWDRALAAGRARWHDPVGKWTIEVTGEGGAIPARFYPSSGHGHHADRIMVWFSPDGGRIVRAEPWGGYLMSWLYQLHMALLAGDLGGQVVGWSGVAMLLLLVTGIAVWWPRGSWRKAVAFKRDAAPIRRLRDLHKLSGLWSVVLLFVLVATGILLALPAVTQAMLRPDAIPAPKSVGGPGAGTTIVRAFDVAHRALPDGRIVFIDIPGAHDAPIRVRLQVPGDPHARFPGSYVFIDRVSGQVLAVHDVRRADSGTAVASWIRTLHDGTVGGLATRILAVVAGLVPSLLWATGILHWLRRRRRSRDR; from the coding sequence ATGCCCGGCCATCGCCGATCGACGGCATCGCGCGCGCGCATCCTGGTGCGCGATGTTCATCTCTGGCTGGGCATGGGCCTGGGGTTGCTGTTCGCGGTGCTGGGCCTCACCGGATCGGCACTGGTGTTCTACACCGGCATCGACGCCGCGCTTCATCCCGTGGTCGAGGGCGGGCGGAGCGACGGTGCGCCGGACCTGACGTCGCCGGTCTGGGATCGGGCCTTGGCGGCCGGGCGTGCCCGCTGGCACGATCCCGTCGGCAAATGGACCATCGAGGTGACGGGCGAAGGCGGCGCGATCCCGGCGCGCTTCTATCCGTCGTCCGGTCACGGTCATCACGCCGATCGGATAATGGTCTGGTTCTCGCCCGATGGCGGGCGGATCGTCCGTGCCGAACCCTGGGGCGGCTATCTGATGAGCTGGCTCTACCAGCTTCACATGGCGTTGCTGGCCGGCGACCTGGGCGGTCAGGTGGTGGGCTGGTCGGGCGTGGCGATGCTCCTGCTGCTGGTCACCGGCATCGCGGTCTGGTGGCCGCGCGGAAGCTGGCGCAAGGCGGTTGCCTTCAAACGCGACGCGGCGCCGATCCGCCGCCTGCGCGACCTGCACAAGCTGTCCGGCCTCTGGAGCGTGGTGCTGCTGTTCGTGCTGGTCGCGACCGGCATATTGCTCGCGCTGCCTGCCGTCACCCAGGCCATGTTGCGGCCCGATGCCATTCCGGCTCCCAAGTCCGTGGGCGGCCCGGGTGCGGGCACGACGATCGTGCGAGCGTTCGACGTGGCGCATCGGGCGTTGCCGGATGGCCGGATCGTCTTCATCGACATACCCGGCGCGCACGACGCACCGATCCGCGTGCGCCTCCAGGTGCCCGGCGACCCCCATGCGCGCTTTCCGGGAAGCTACGTCTTCATCGACCGGGTCTCGGGACAGGTGCTGGCGGTGCACGATGTCCGCCGTGCCGATAGCGGAACCGCCGTGGCGAGCTGGATCCGCACGCTGCATGACGGGACGGTCGGAGGCCTGGCTACGCGCATCCTGGCCGTGGTGGCGGGCCTCGTCCCCTCGCTGCTATGGGCGACCGGCATCCTGCATTGGCTGCGACGGCGCAGGCGTTCGCGGGATCGGTGA